A window of Thermosynechococcus sp. NK55a contains these coding sequences:
- a CDS encoding MFS transporter yields the protein MTIEQQDIPLELPLPPVPPLWQNRNFIALWLAQVCSQLADKIYLVFVIALITEFFQAANQSISGWVSAIMIAFTIPAILLGSVAGVLVDRWSKKQVLIVTNLYRALLVLGIPITILLGAGQWFGFMALLLITFTISCLTQFFAPAEQAAIPLLVDKSHLMSANSLYTLTMMAALVVGFAAGEPLLHLASHWHARWGGAVFLAPAMVGQPFY from the coding sequence ATGACCATTGAGCAGCAAGACATTCCCTTGGAGTTGCCCCTACCACCGGTGCCGCCCCTCTGGCAAAACCGCAATTTTATTGCTCTTTGGCTGGCACAGGTCTGCTCGCAGTTGGCCGATAAAATTTACCTTGTATTTGTCATTGCTCTGATTACGGAGTTTTTCCAAGCGGCAAACCAGAGCATCAGTGGTTGGGTGTCGGCGATCATGATTGCCTTTACGATTCCGGCCATCCTCCTTGGATCCGTGGCGGGGGTGCTGGTGGATCGCTGGTCAAAAAAACAGGTGCTCATTGTTACGAATTTATACCGTGCCCTCCTTGTTTTAGGGATTCCGATCACAATTCTCCTTGGCGCCGGGCAGTGGTTTGGGTTTATGGCGCTGTTGCTGATCACGTTTACAATTTCCTGCTTAACCCAGTTTTTTGCCCCCGCCGAACAGGCCGCCATTCCTCTGCTGGTGGATAAGTCCCATCTGATGTCCGCCAATTCCCTCTACACGCTAACGATGATGGCGGCTCTTGTTGTGGGGTTTGCTGCGGGTGAGCCGCTTTTGCATCTGGCGAGCCACTGGCATGCCCGGTGGGGTGGGGCAGTGTTTTTAGCGCCTGCTATGGTGGGGCAGCCCTTCTATTGA
- a CDS encoding serine/threonine-protein kinase, with translation MSSLSLLSVGTILQGGKYRLDALLSQGGFGVTYRATHTLLHQTVVLKTLNLQQEPPKRIHDLGERFIQEAQRLAQFNHPHIVRVSDCFIEGGRPFIVMDYIPGRTLAQVIQEEGPLPEKTALHYIRQVASALELVHEHGLLHRDVKPDNIMLREGTDQVVLIDFGIAREYTTGVTETNTGLVSAGYAPVEQYLPRHQWTPATDVYALAATLYALLAGRPPVASILRDRVPLEDLRQFQPNLSQRTIDAIEVGMALDVRERPQTVRAWLQLLMGQSVARQTTATVAVMPQHRSTVFANTQPEGTAVVASPRQRNFSPWLWLLGTAIFGSLAGIGLGLFLRHQRVDTVTPPPPHPQEQAFPPTLPTVVPPVEMTPRPTPTPTPEPEPTPTEPTPTPEQTETPTPSPSPEEVSPGLTPTPPPSLSPTPPKPPKSAEPPVAPPPPLNHLHRHLRPRQHRQTQRRRDHLRQRVTLNRLPLRGCLVLKCS, from the coding sequence ATGTCCTCCCTTAGTTTACTTAGTGTGGGCACAATCCTCCAAGGGGGCAAATATCGCCTCGATGCCCTTTTGAGCCAGGGGGGCTTTGGGGTCACCTATCGCGCAACCCACACCCTACTCCATCAGACGGTGGTGCTCAAAACATTGAACTTGCAGCAGGAACCCCCAAAGCGGATTCATGATCTGGGGGAGCGGTTTATTCAGGAAGCCCAGCGTCTTGCCCAGTTTAATCATCCCCACATTGTGCGTGTCAGTGATTGCTTTATTGAGGGGGGTCGCCCCTTCATTGTTATGGACTATATCCCCGGCCGAACATTGGCGCAGGTGATTCAGGAGGAAGGCCCGCTGCCGGAAAAAACGGCGCTCCACTATATCCGCCAAGTGGCCAGTGCCCTTGAATTGGTGCATGAGCATGGCCTACTGCACCGCGATGTCAAGCCCGATAACATTATGCTGCGGGAGGGCACCGATCAGGTGGTGCTGATTGACTTTGGCATTGCCCGTGAATACACCACTGGGGTGACGGAAACAAATACGGGGCTGGTCTCAGCAGGTTATGCGCCAGTGGAGCAGTATTTACCGCGCCACCAATGGACGCCCGCCACTGATGTCTATGCTCTTGCGGCAACCCTCTATGCCCTTTTGGCCGGACGCCCGCCTGTGGCCTCGATCCTGCGCGATCGCGTGCCGCTCGAGGACTTACGCCAGTTTCAGCCCAATCTAAGCCAGCGCACCATTGATGCTATTGAAGTGGGAATGGCTTTGGATGTCCGTGAGCGTCCCCAAACGGTGCGGGCCTGGTTACAACTGCTGATGGGGCAGTCTGTGGCGCGTCAAACCACAGCAACGGTGGCGGTAATGCCGCAGCACCGATCCACTGTTTTTGCCAATACTCAACCAGAGGGGACAGCAGTCGTTGCTTCCCCTAGACAACGCAATTTTTCGCCGTGGCTGTGGCTGTTGGGAACGGCAATCTTTGGCAGCCTAGCGGGCATTGGCCTAGGGCTATTTTTGCGCCATCAACGCGTGGACACAGTGACTCCTCCTCCCCCGCATCCTCAGGAACAGGCATTTCCACCAACCCTGCCGACTGTTGTACCACCCGTAGAGATGACGCCCCGCCCCACTCCGACACCGACCCCAGAGCCGGAACCCACCCCCACGGAACCGACGCCCACCCCAGAGCAGACGGAAACTCCCACCCCCAGTCCGAGTCCTGAGGAAGTGTCGCCAGGGTTAACGCCAACTCCTCCTCCATCCCTATCTCCCACCCCCCCAAAGCCCCCAAAGAGCGCAGAGCCGCCCGTCGCCCCCCCGCCGCCGTTGAACCATCTCCACCGGCACCTGCGCCCTCGCCAGCACCGACAGACACAACGCCGGAGGGATCACCTCCGCCAACGAGTAACACTGAACCGGCTACCCCTTAGAGGGTGTCTAGTTCTGAAGTGCTCGTAA
- a CDS encoding MFS transporter, whose protein sequence is MVVLLKLAPPLRQTLLRLILAGLLFWSSIAAMLPTLPLYIAAKGGTPHQVGFVMGAFAVGLLGSRSWLGPLADRRGRKMTLLIGLAVAAIAPLFYILSHNLPLLMAVRLLHGVSIAGFTTGYMALVTDIAPPQHRGEIIGYTSLVHPIGVALGPSLGSWLQIHYGHGWVFMIASTLAAFGFMTAAGVRAVNRAQEALQPPPEKTLFWRLLLSERLRIPSLVMLSVGLTFGTIATFIPLFMAAEQLGVSPGLFYAVAAIASFIGRVLTGAASDRWGRGIFISASLAAYVISMVLLAQAQTALDILWAAILEGLAGGVLIPMVAALMADRSIPQERGRVLSLSLGGFDLGMALAGPLLGGLVEHWGYRLIFRMAAVFSLLGLTFFLTASSKSLPDSLRFALGMGRDRYAL, encoded by the coding sequence GTGGTTGTCCTGTTAAAGCTCGCCCCACCCCTACGGCAAACGCTCCTGCGGCTGATCTTGGCAGGTCTGTTGTTTTGGTCCAGCATTGCTGCAATGTTGCCTACCTTACCCCTCTACATCGCTGCGAAGGGGGGCACGCCCCATCAGGTGGGGTTTGTCATGGGTGCCTTTGCCGTGGGGCTGCTGGGTTCTCGCTCCTGGTTAGGCCCCCTCGCCGATCGCCGCGGACGCAAAATGACCCTGCTCATTGGCCTCGCCGTGGCGGCGATCGCCCCCCTATTTTACATCCTCAGCCACAACCTACCGCTCCTGATGGCGGTGCGCCTGCTCCATGGCGTGAGCATTGCCGGCTTTACCACCGGTTACATGGCTCTGGTGACGGATATTGCCCCACCCCAACATCGCGGCGAAATCATTGGCTACACTAGCCTTGTCCATCCCATTGGGGTAGCCCTTGGGCCCAGTTTGGGCAGTTGGCTGCAAATCCACTACGGCCATGGCTGGGTCTTTATGATTGCCAGCACACTGGCCGCCTTCGGCTTCATGACTGCCGCAGGGGTGCGGGCAGTGAATAGGGCGCAGGAGGCTCTCCAGCCGCCTCCAGAGAAAACCCTCTTTTGGCGGTTATTGCTGTCAGAACGGCTGCGGATTCCTAGCTTAGTGATGTTGAGTGTGGGCTTGACCTTTGGCACGATCGCCACGTTCATTCCCCTCTTTATGGCAGCCGAGCAGTTGGGGGTATCCCCAGGTCTGTTTTACGCCGTCGCGGCGATCGCCAGCTTTATCGGTCGTGTCCTGACGGGTGCTGCCTCCGATCGCTGGGGACGAGGCATTTTCATCTCCGCTAGCCTCGCCGCCTACGTCATCTCAATGGTGCTCCTCGCCCAAGCCCAAACCGCTTTGGATATCCTCTGGGCAGCGATTCTTGAAGGTCTTGCCGGCGGTGTCCTGATTCCGATGGTGGCTGCCCTCATGGCCGATCGCTCCATCCCCCAGGAGCGCGGACGGGTTCTCAGCCTCAGTTTAGGCGGTTTTGATCTGGGAATGGCCCTAGCGGGTCCCCTGCTGGGGGGACTGGTTGAGCATTGGGGCTATCGCCTCATCTTTCGCATGGCAGCAGTCTTTAGCCTCTTGGGGTTGACCTTCTTTTTAACCGCCAGTAGTAAAAGCCTGCCCGATTCCCTGCGCTTTGCCCTCGGCATGGGGCGCGATCGCTATGCCCTATAG
- the recO gene encoding DNA repair protein RecO, with protein sequence MGRTYRTIGINLKAMPLGESDRLLSVFSRDRGLLKLVAPHSRSSRSRLGGRVDLFVVNDLFISAGRNLDRILQAETVATYQGLNNHLITLTAAQYLGEVVLYQIHPQQPQPDLFDWLCATLDQLQGASSRAALALLVRGLCGILQLEGIAPEWYQCQESGCKIAIPTADTDWRLGFSFASGGVFTIRADQTVGNGSLGGAGGDRQLTASEVRLGQWLAMPTTQFLAREEFLAQAEAYPFSVWLSLERLLRQYLQFHLEQPLRVPPSLIVVFHLLGCPSHDH encoded by the coding sequence ATGGGTCGCACCTACCGCACCATTGGCATTAACCTCAAGGCCATGCCTCTGGGGGAAAGCGATCGCCTGCTCAGTGTCTTTAGTCGCGATCGCGGGCTGCTGAAGTTAGTTGCCCCCCATAGCCGCAGCTCCCGCTCGAGACTGGGGGGACGGGTGGATTTGTTTGTTGTCAATGACCTCTTTATTAGCGCCGGCCGCAATCTAGACCGCATTCTTCAAGCAGAGACAGTAGCCACATACCAAGGCCTCAATAACCACTTGATCACGCTGACCGCTGCCCAATATCTCGGTGAGGTGGTGCTCTACCAAATCCATCCCCAGCAACCCCAGCCGGATCTCTTTGATTGGCTCTGTGCCACGTTGGATCAGCTTCAGGGGGCTTCGAGTCGCGCTGCCCTGGCGCTATTGGTGCGCGGCCTGTGCGGCATCCTGCAATTGGAGGGTATTGCCCCGGAATGGTACCAGTGCCAGGAAAGTGGCTGCAAAATTGCCATCCCTACAGCGGATACCGACTGGCGATTGGGTTTTAGTTTTGCCAGTGGCGGCGTTTTCACGATCAGGGCGGATCAGACAGTGGGGAATGGGTCTCTTGGTGGTGCGGGGGGCGATCGCCAACTGACAGCCAGTGAAGTCCGTCTGGGGCAATGGCTTGCGATGCCCACCACGCAATTCTTAGCACGGGAGGAATTCCTCGCCCAAGCCGAGGCTTATCCCTTCAGTGTTTGGCTCTCCCTGGAGCGGCTGTTGCGCCAGTACCTGCAATTTCATCTGGAGCAACCGTTGCGGGTGCCCCCCTCCTTGATAGTTGTTTTTCACCTGTTGGGGTGTCCCAGCCATGACCATTGA
- a CDS encoding UbiD family decarboxylase codes for MTNDLRHYLQLLEQRQQLRRITVPVDPDLEMAEICNRLLAAGGPALLFENVIGSPYPVAMNLLGTLERVCWAMNMDHPLELETLGEKLAKLQQPKPPKTLSQVLDFGKILFDVVRAKPSRDLLPPCQQVVIKAPDLDLRQLPLIRPYPKDAGKIITLGLVITKDCETGIPNVGIYRLQLQSPTTMTVHWLSVRGGARHLRKAAAQGKKLEVAVALGVHPLIIMAAATPIPVDLSEWLFAGLYGGGGIQLAKCKTLDLEVPAQSEFILEGTITPGEVLPDGPCGDHMGYYGGVEDSPVIHFHCLTHRRNPIYLTTFSGRPPKEEAMIALALNRIYTPILRQQVPEIVDFFLPMEALSYKAAIISIDKAYPGQARRAALAFWSALPQFTYTKFVIVVDKEINIRDPRQVVWAISSKVDPSRDVFILEDTPFDSLDFASEKIGLGGRMGIDATTKIPPETDHPWGDPLTADPGVARRVTERWQEYGLGDIDLTAVDATQFGYELDPAFRWR; via the coding sequence ATGACGAACGACCTGCGGCACTATCTCCAGCTTTTAGAACAGCGGCAACAACTGCGACGCATCACCGTACCCGTTGATCCTGATCTGGAAATGGCCGAGATTTGCAATCGGCTATTGGCCGCAGGCGGGCCGGCCTTGCTCTTTGAAAACGTCATTGGTTCCCCCTATCCCGTGGCGATGAATCTTTTGGGAACCCTAGAGCGGGTCTGCTGGGCAATGAACATGGATCACCCCTTAGAGCTAGAGACCCTTGGTGAAAAGCTAGCGAAGCTGCAGCAGCCCAAGCCGCCGAAAACCCTGAGTCAAGTCCTTGATTTTGGCAAAATTCTCTTTGATGTTGTTCGTGCCAAGCCGAGCCGTGATTTGCTGCCCCCCTGTCAGCAGGTGGTGATCAAAGCTCCCGATTTGGATTTACGCCAACTACCGCTGATTCGCCCCTACCCCAAGGATGCGGGCAAAATTATTACCCTTGGTCTGGTGATTACCAAAGACTGTGAGACCGGCATTCCCAATGTAGGCATTTACCGCTTGCAACTGCAATCCCCAACCACCATGACCGTCCATTGGCTCTCGGTGCGGGGAGGGGCACGCCATCTGCGCAAGGCAGCTGCCCAGGGCAAAAAACTAGAGGTGGCGGTAGCCTTGGGGGTTCATCCTTTGATTATCATGGCCGCGGCAACACCAATTCCCGTGGATTTATCCGAATGGCTCTTTGCGGGTCTCTATGGTGGGGGTGGTATTCAGTTGGCCAAGTGCAAAACCCTTGATCTAGAGGTACCTGCCCAGTCGGAATTTATCCTTGAGGGCACGATTACCCCTGGTGAAGTCTTGCCCGATGGCCCCTGTGGCGATCACATGGGGTACTACGGTGGTGTGGAAGATTCGCCAGTTATTCATTTCCACTGCCTCACCCATCGTCGCAATCCCATTTACTTGACTACATTTAGTGGTCGCCCCCCCAAGGAGGAGGCAATGATTGCCTTAGCCCTCAACCGCATTTACACACCCATTTTGCGGCAGCAGGTACCGGAAATTGTGGACTTCTTTTTGCCCATGGAAGCCCTCAGTTATAAGGCGGCGATTATTTCCATTGACAAAGCTTATCCTGGCCAAGCCCGGCGCGCCGCCCTTGCCTTTTGGAGTGCCCTACCCCAATTTACCTACACCAAGTTTGTGATTGTGGTGGACAAAGAGATCAATATCCGTGATCCGCGGCAAGTGGTGTGGGCCATTAGCTCCAAGGTGGATCCCAGCCGTGATGTCTTTATTTTGGAAGATACTCCCTTTGATTCCCTTGACTTTGCTAGCGAAAAAATCGGCCTTGGGGGACGCATGGGCATTGATGCCACTACCAAAATTCCCCCAGAAACAGACCATCCTTGGGGCGATCCCCTCACCGCGGATCCGGGGGTGGCACGGCGAGTCACGGAACGCTGGCAGGAATATGGTCTTGGGGATATTGATTTAACCGCCGTAGATGCAACGCAGTTTGGCTATGAGCTAGACCCGGCCTTTCGTTGGCGATAA
- the lpxA gene encoding acyl-ACP--UDP-N-acetylglucosamine O-acyltransferase: MAVHPTAVIEAGAHIGEEVEIGPFCYVAATVEIGRGTQLAPHVTLLGYTRLGENCKVHSGAVIGDLPQDLAYQGGISYVHIGDRCTLREGVTIHRGTQPETVTHVGHDCLLMAHSHLGHNVYVGNHVTIANNTLIAGYAHVGDRAFISGNCLVHQFTRIGRLAMLSGGTAIQKDVPPFCMTRSLSTNTIMGLNVVGLRRAGFSAQDRQLLKKALDILYRSQLTTSQAVQHLREQFVHPLIQEFCDFISASERGICHFVRRGEGDDRA, translated from the coding sequence ATGGCGGTTCATCCCACGGCAGTCATTGAGGCGGGTGCCCACATTGGAGAAGAGGTGGAAATTGGTCCTTTTTGCTATGTGGCGGCCACGGTGGAGATTGGACGCGGTACGCAGTTGGCTCCCCATGTGACCCTATTGGGATATACCCGCCTTGGCGAGAACTGCAAAGTACATAGTGGGGCGGTGATTGGCGATCTGCCCCAAGATCTGGCTTATCAAGGGGGAATTAGCTATGTCCACATTGGCGATCGCTGTACGTTGCGGGAGGGAGTGACGATTCATCGGGGAACCCAGCCAGAAACAGTCACCCATGTAGGGCATGATTGCTTGCTGATGGCCCATAGCCACTTGGGTCACAATGTTTATGTGGGGAATCATGTGACAATCGCCAACAATACGTTGATTGCTGGCTATGCCCATGTGGGCGATCGCGCTTTTATCAGCGGCAACTGCCTGGTGCATCAATTTACCCGCATTGGTCGCTTGGCCATGCTTTCTGGCGGTACTGCCATTCAAAAAGATGTGCCCCCCTTTTGTATGACCCGTAGCCTCAGCACCAACACAATCATGGGCTTAAATGTGGTGGGCTTACGGCGAGCCGGCTTTTCTGCCCAAGACCGACAGCTCCTCAAAAAAGCCTTAGATATTCTCTACCGCTCACAATTGACCACCTCCCAAGCCGTTCAGCACCTGCGGGAACAGTTTGTGCATCCTCTCATTCAAGAGTTTTGCGATTTTATCAGTGCCTCAGAACGGGGCATTTGCCACTTTGTCCGCCGCGGCGAGGGAGACGATCGCGCCTGA
- a CDS encoding PP2C family protein-serine/threonine phosphatase, whose protein sequence is MSPAFPSSSTTSSSPVIALKEMVSRLQRENSKIQELLASLSFALRSFNNLNQFFELIPLITCRVTEAEAAALVLFRADGQARLEQLHCHASDQCPNIRAALETATRTLANSVGMAAIDAGSDRPRLEQLLDQQLRERLPQGIQFYATAILVKDSRLTERGRLYVFSQQPDYGWNETRQQLLQVIADQTAVAIANDELALKLRDRQRLDRELEIGAEIQRRLLPHRCPKIHSLELAAECRTASWVGGDYYDFIPITYGLSDQQEIEQGRWGIAIGDVMGKGVPAGLIMTMTRGMLRAEALNGHRPSRILQHLNRAMQPDLESSHRFVTLFYSEYNPQTRILAYSNAAHLPPLLWRAETGMIHRLDTYGMLIGLDPRSQYQEAEVRLQAGDTVIYYTDGITEADNPKGKRFEEEGLAAVVKEGCAKGLGAQALLDYIFDAVDAFTNTKGRRSDDMTLVILRVIDQ, encoded by the coding sequence ATGTCACCCGCCTTCCCCTCATCCTCTACGACCTCTTCTAGTCCTGTGATCGCCCTCAAGGAAATGGTGTCGCGGTTACAGCGGGAAAACAGCAAAATTCAGGAGCTATTGGCATCCCTGAGCTTTGCGCTGCGGAGTTTCAATAATCTGAATCAATTTTTTGAACTGATCCCGCTGATTACCTGTCGGGTAACGGAGGCGGAGGCAGCTGCATTGGTCCTATTTCGCGCCGATGGCCAAGCCCGTCTTGAACAGCTCCATTGTCACGCCAGCGATCAGTGCCCCAATATTCGTGCTGCCCTAGAAACCGCCACCCGTACCCTTGCCAATAGCGTTGGTATGGCTGCAATCGATGCCGGGAGCGATCGTCCTCGACTTGAGCAGCTTTTAGATCAGCAACTGCGGGAACGTCTTCCCCAAGGCATTCAGTTCTACGCCACCGCCATTCTCGTCAAGGATTCCAGACTCACAGAGCGGGGACGGTTATACGTTTTTAGCCAACAACCGGACTATGGGTGGAATGAAACGCGACAGCAACTGTTGCAGGTGATTGCGGATCAAACGGCGGTGGCCATTGCCAATGATGAATTGGCCTTAAAGTTGCGCGATCGCCAGCGCTTGGATCGGGAACTGGAAATTGGTGCTGAAATTCAACGGCGACTTTTGCCCCACCGCTGTCCCAAAATCCACAGCCTAGAGCTAGCCGCCGAGTGTCGCACCGCCAGTTGGGTTGGGGGAGACTATTACGACTTCATTCCCATTACCTATGGCCTTAGCGATCAACAAGAGATTGAACAAGGCCGTTGGGGCATTGCCATTGGCGATGTCATGGGTAAAGGGGTACCCGCCGGACTGATCATGACCATGACCCGTGGCATGCTGCGGGCAGAAGCGCTGAATGGTCACCGTCCCAGCCGCATTTTGCAGCACCTCAACCGGGCGATGCAGCCGGATTTAGAAAGCTCCCACCGCTTTGTGACCCTCTTTTACTCTGAGTACAACCCGCAAACCCGGATTCTTGCCTACAGTAATGCTGCCCACCTGCCCCCCCTCCTATGGCGGGCTGAAACCGGGATGATCCATCGGCTGGACACCTACGGTATGCTCATTGGCTTGGATCCCCGCAGTCAATACCAAGAAGCCGAAGTACGCCTCCAAGCAGGGGACACCGTGATTTACTACACTGATGGCATCACAGAAGCCGATAATCCCAAGGGCAAACGCTTTGAGGAAGAAGGGCTAGCAGCGGTTGTCAAGGAAGGCTGCGCCAAAGGTTTAGGGGCACAGGCACTATTGGACTATATCTTTGATGCCGTTGATGCCTTTACCAATACCAAGGGCCGACGCAGCGACGATATGACGTTGGTGATTCTGCGGGTGATTGACCAGTAG
- a CDS encoding AarF/ABC1/UbiB kinase family protein encodes MYPLFKKRAVSLGIRYNFLRSPTREKRVSTAASANLTPTGKSYRWNRERYSKARRFFDIWFFVWRFLFGRWLLTQSWSYWGGKTDAKRAARRRAQAIWIRETFLDLGPTFIKLGQLFSTRADLFPSEYVEELSKLQDRVPAFSYELVAKIIYEDFGRPIPELFRSFDPIPMAAASLGQVHKAQLLSGEEVVVKVQRPGLRQLFDIDLAILKGIAQYFQNHPKWGQGRDWMGIYDECCRILYEEIDYLNEGRNADTFRRNFRDREWACVPRVYWRYTSRRVLTLEYLPGIKISHYEALEAAGLDRKRLAELGAKAYLYQVLNDGFFHADPHPGNIAVSPNGQLIFYDFGMMGRIQPVTRDKLLKTFLSIAQRDAEQVVQCLVELGALVPTGDLGPVRRSIQYLLDNFMNQSFETQSVAQISDDLYEIAYDQPFRFPATFTFVMRAFSTLEGVGKGLDKDFNFMQVAQPFATELMTNGNFPDPSNGSLFSELSRQAAQVGSSAIGLPRRLEEVLDKLENGDLRLRVRSSESDRILRRLSNINLGLNYVVLIGSFSLAATILFVNQYLFLAGVAAALAVWFGILYWRLMVKLDKYEKMF; translated from the coding sequence ATGTATCCCCTCTTCAAGAAAAGGGCGGTATCCTTAGGGATTCGTTACAATTTTTTGAGATCACCCACTAGGGAAAAACGCGTGTCCACAGCAGCTTCGGCCAATTTGACCCCCACCGGCAAATCCTACCGTTGGAATCGCGAGCGTTACTCGAAAGCGCGGCGCTTCTTTGATATTTGGTTTTTTGTCTGGCGATTTCTCTTTGGCCGCTGGCTCCTCACCCAATCTTGGAGCTACTGGGGCGGTAAGACCGATGCCAAACGGGCGGCGCGACGCCGTGCCCAAGCCATTTGGATTCGTGAAACCTTCCTTGACCTTGGCCCCACCTTCATCAAACTGGGGCAGCTGTTTTCCACCCGCGCCGATCTCTTTCCCAGCGAGTACGTCGAAGAACTCAGTAAGCTTCAAGACCGCGTCCCCGCCTTTAGCTACGAGCTAGTTGCAAAAATCATCTACGAGGACTTTGGCCGCCCCATCCCTGAACTGTTTCGCAGTTTTGACCCCATCCCCATGGCTGCCGCTAGTCTTGGCCAGGTTCACAAAGCCCAACTGCTTTCTGGGGAAGAGGTGGTGGTCAAAGTTCAACGCCCCGGCCTACGGCAGCTCTTTGACATCGATCTTGCCATTCTCAAGGGCATTGCCCAGTATTTTCAGAACCATCCCAAATGGGGTCAAGGGCGGGACTGGATGGGCATCTACGATGAGTGTTGCCGCATTCTCTACGAAGAAATTGACTACCTCAACGAGGGACGCAATGCCGACACGTTCCGCCGCAATTTTCGAGATCGCGAGTGGGCCTGTGTTCCACGCGTCTATTGGCGCTACACCTCACGGCGCGTCCTCACCCTTGAGTACCTACCGGGAATTAAAATCAGCCACTACGAAGCCCTCGAAGCGGCTGGCCTAGACCGCAAACGCCTAGCAGAACTGGGTGCCAAGGCCTACCTCTATCAAGTTCTCAACGATGGCTTTTTCCACGCTGACCCCCATCCGGGCAACATTGCCGTCAGCCCCAACGGCCAACTCATTTTCTATGACTTTGGCATGATGGGGCGCATTCAACCCGTCACCCGCGATAAACTGCTGAAAACATTTTTAAGCATTGCCCAGCGGGATGCTGAACAGGTGGTACAGTGCCTTGTAGAGCTAGGGGCGTTGGTACCCACAGGGGATCTAGGGCCAGTGCGGCGCTCGATTCAGTATCTCCTCGACAATTTCATGAACCAGTCCTTTGAAACCCAATCGGTGGCTCAAATCAGCGATGACCTTTACGAAATTGCCTATGACCAACCCTTTCGGTTTCCTGCCACATTTACCTTTGTGATGCGCGCCTTTTCCACCCTCGAGGGCGTGGGCAAGGGACTGGATAAAGACTTTAACTTCATGCAAGTTGCCCAACCATTTGCGACCGAACTTATGACCAACGGAAACTTTCCCGATCCCAGTAATGGCAGTCTTTTCTCAGAACTGAGTCGGCAAGCCGCTCAAGTGGGCAGCAGTGCCATTGGCTTGCCCCGTCGCCTTGAAGAAGTACTCGATAAACTTGAAAATGGTGACCTGCGCTTGCGCGTCCGTTCCAGTGAGAGCGATCGCATTCTGCGGCGCCTGAGTAACATTAACTTAGGGCTAAATTATGTCGTGCTCATTGGCAGTTTTTCTTTGGCGGCAACAATTTTATTCGTCAACCAATATCTTTTCCTCGCAGGTGTGGCAGCCGCGTTAGCGGTATGGTTTGGTATCCTCTATTGGCGGCTAATGGTTAAACTCGATAAGTATGAAAAAATGTTTTAG
- a CDS encoding MFS transporter, with product MGWGSVFSACYGGAALLLMLLRPPDQCHLPPSRPRQVWQELRQGLQLLQEYPALRFALLQLILLFASVAAMSVLVVRLAEILPGLDTAQFGFLLAAAAGGLGLGALLLNTVGKRFAYGWSSLLGCWGMGGMFLGLSLSLDSLAWSIAYVVGLGFFAAFVAIPLQTLIQLMTPPEQRGTIFGLQNNLVNIALSVPLGVAGLAETWWGLQPVLIGLGGAIALGGTLMTLSHRNGMVSGNLL from the coding sequence GTGGGGTGGGGCAGTGTTTTTAGCGCCTGCTATGGTGGGGCAGCCCTTCTATTGATGCTGCTGCGGCCACCGGATCAGTGTCATCTGCCCCCGAGTCGCCCTCGGCAAGTGTGGCAAGAACTCCGCCAAGGCCTTCAGCTTTTACAGGAATATCCCGCCCTGCGTTTTGCGCTGCTGCAACTCATTTTGCTCTTTGCCAGTGTGGCCGCCATGTCCGTTTTGGTGGTGCGCCTTGCGGAAATCTTACCTGGCCTCGATACGGCTCAATTCGGTTTTCTGTTGGCCGCAGCGGCCGGCGGACTCGGGCTAGGGGCACTGCTGTTGAATACCGTGGGTAAGCGCTTTGCCTATGGCTGGTCAAGTTTGCTAGGCTGTTGGGGAATGGGAGGCATGTTCCTTGGTCTGTCTCTGAGTCTCGATTCCTTGGCTTGGAGCATCGCCTACGTCGTGGGGTTGGGCTTTTTTGCCGCCTTTGTGGCAATTCCCCTGCAAACCCTCATCCAACTCATGACACCACCCGAACAGCGAGGCACTATCTTTGGCCTGCAAAATAACCTGGTGAATATTGCCCTCAGTGTGCCCTTGGGCGTGGCTGGTTTAGCGGAGACATGGTGGGGGCTGCAACCGGTACTCATCGGCTTGGGGGGGGCGATCGCCCTTGGTGGGACGCTGATGACCCTCAGCCATCGCAACGGTATGGTGAGCGGCAACCTGCTCTAA